One region of Paenibacillus polymyxa M1 genomic DNA includes:
- a CDS encoding ABC transporter permease — protein MMYYLGLISEYLKNYMKSRLTYRADFWVEVISDLLFQATNLIFILVIFMHTNSLGGWSESEVVFVYGFFMVPYGLFSCFVNLWNFSERYIVKGELDRVMTRPAYNLFQIFLENVDPPALVGSVIGLIIMGISGAQMDLAMEWWFVPALIVLSLSAVAIYTGIYTILTSLSFFSDAPTGIIPLMYNIQGYGRYPVTIYNRAIQVVLTWILPFAFVGVYPASLFLQREDMRHMALLTPVMGIVFLTLGLLAWNWGIRRYRGAGS, from the coding sequence ATGATGTACTATTTGGGTCTCATTAGCGAATATTTGAAAAATTACATGAAATCACGGCTCACCTATCGTGCCGATTTTTGGGTAGAAGTCATTTCGGATCTGCTCTTTCAGGCCACGAATCTTATTTTTATTTTAGTTATTTTTATGCATACGAACAGCTTGGGTGGCTGGAGTGAAAGCGAAGTTGTGTTCGTTTACGGATTTTTTATGGTTCCTTATGGACTGTTCAGTTGTTTCGTTAACCTTTGGAACTTTAGCGAGCGTTATATTGTAAAAGGTGAACTCGACCGGGTAATGACCCGTCCTGCGTATAATCTGTTCCAGATTTTCCTTGAAAATGTGGACCCGCCCGCGCTGGTCGGCTCAGTGATCGGCCTGATTATTATGGGGATCAGCGGCGCACAGATGGATTTGGCTATGGAGTGGTGGTTCGTACCAGCGCTGATCGTTTTGAGTCTAAGTGCCGTGGCGATCTATACGGGTATATACACCATATTGACTTCTCTTTCATTCTTTTCGGATGCGCCCACAGGAATTATTCCGCTCATGTACAATATTCAGGGTTACGGACGTTATCCGGTGACGATCTATAACCGTGCTATTCAGGTTGTGCTGACTTGGATACTGCCATTTGCTTTTGTTGGCGTATATCCGGCTTCTCTGTTCCTTCAACGAGAGGACATGCGCCATATGGCGCTCTTAACTCCTGTGATGGGAATTGTTTTTCTGACATTGGGCTTACTGGCTTGGAACTGGGGGATTCGGCGTTACCGGGGGGCTGGCTCATAG
- the bcp gene encoding thioredoxin-dependent thiol peroxidase — MSTTLTVIGQAAPDFELPGSEGKSVKLSDYRGSRVLLYFYPKDLTSSCSTQACDFRDKHAEFEGLNTVILGISPDPLKQHDKFIAKYGLPFQLLSDEEHQVAETYGVWQQKQMYGKQYMGIVRSTFLIDENGILVHEWRGLRVKGHIDAALAYIQDMA; from the coding sequence ATGTCCACGACATTGACCGTTATTGGACAAGCTGCACCAGACTTTGAATTGCCTGGTAGTGAGGGCAAGAGTGTCAAGCTGTCGGATTATCGCGGCAGTAGAGTATTGTTGTATTTTTATCCCAAGGACTTAACCTCTAGCTGCTCGACCCAGGCTTGTGATTTTCGGGATAAACATGCGGAGTTTGAAGGTTTGAACACCGTGATTCTGGGCATAAGCCCCGATCCACTTAAGCAGCATGACAAGTTTATTGCCAAGTACGGTCTACCTTTTCAGTTGTTATCTGATGAAGAGCATCAGGTGGCTGAAACATATGGTGTATGGCAGCAAAAACAGATGTACGGCAAGCAGTACATGGGCATTGTTCGCTCTACGTTCCTTATTGATGAGAATGGCATTTTAGTTCATGAATGGCGCGGTTTAAGAGTAAAAGGGCATATTGATGCAGCACTGGCATACATTCAGGACATGGCATAA
- a CDS encoding GerAB/ArcD/ProY family transporter, with amino-acid sequence MSKKARISVRQVTVLMFMSLIGDMLLIYPTMITHIAHQDAWISSILSIPLGLIIIYVLIRVHELHPNLTLIEAIRKIMGPVLGTVVSCWYLFYFLMNTALIAREVGDFLTTQLLVHTPLRVLLAMGIFLMVLTALMGIEAFGRVSEMLLPAYILIFSGLILALLPQVQLSNVRPVLENGLAPVAKGMVPGVAMPFAGMSIMLMVFPYVNKKAHFKKDMLLASLIGGIVISLFLLLSLLVIGPFVTNYSPYISSVLTTKINELNYITRVESLVALTWALAAYFKGVLFFYAFTFGTPQLFRISNSRPFVIPAGAIVFGMTILITPNVFYYVRTLVYPMAAWHYTNGLFIPLLLWVVYLCRRKWKQRQNISTH; translated from the coding sequence ATGTCAAAAAAAGCACGTATTAGCGTTCGGCAAGTGACTGTCCTGATGTTTATGAGCTTAATCGGGGATATGCTCTTAATCTATCCGACTATGATTACACATATTGCTCATCAGGATGCCTGGATCAGCTCCATACTGTCCATCCCGCTGGGCTTAATCATTATTTACGTGCTTATTCGCGTTCATGAACTCCACCCGAATCTTACACTTATTGAAGCGATTCGCAAAATTATGGGACCCGTGTTAGGAACCGTTGTCTCCTGCTGGTATCTGTTTTATTTTTTAATGAACACCGCTCTTATTGCGAGAGAGGTAGGCGATTTTCTGACTACACAGTTATTAGTACACACCCCTCTGCGTGTTCTACTCGCTATGGGAATATTCTTAATGGTGCTTACTGCGCTAATGGGAATTGAAGCTTTCGGTCGGGTTAGCGAGATGCTATTACCAGCATATATATTAATTTTCTCTGGTCTGATCCTTGCACTCCTGCCACAAGTTCAGCTTTCTAATGTACGGCCTGTTTTGGAAAATGGGCTGGCTCCTGTTGCTAAAGGAATGGTTCCAGGCGTGGCAATGCCTTTTGCCGGAATGTCCATTATGCTTATGGTTTTTCCTTATGTAAACAAGAAAGCCCATTTTAAAAAGGACATGTTGCTCGCTTCCCTTATAGGCGGAATCGTGATTAGTCTGTTTCTGCTGCTCTCTCTTCTTGTGATTGGACCCTTTGTGACTAATTACAGTCCATACATTTCTTCTGTACTCACGACAAAAATTAATGAACTGAATTATATTACACGCGTTGAATCGCTTGTTGCTTTAACCTGGGCACTGGCTGCCTATTTCAAGGGAGTTCTTTTCTTCTACGCCTTCACTTTTGGAACCCCCCAGTTGTTCCGAATTTCTAATAGTCGTCCATTCGTCATACCCGCAGGAGCGATTGTGTTTGGTATGACCATTTTGATAACCCCAAATGTGTTTTATTATGTAAGAACTCTTGTTTATCCGATGGCTGCCTGGCATTATACGAACGGCTTGTTCATTCCGCTTCTTTTATGGGTTGTTTACCTCTGTCGGCGAAAGTGGAAGCAGCGGCAAAACATATCTACACATTAA
- a CDS encoding GerAB/ArcD/ProY family transporter — protein sequence MEEKGRISITNIAILVFLSIIGDCVLVYPSLITSISKQDAWISSLLSIPAGLAVLLLFLRVHQLYPDLTFVQLCERILGPWLGALISIWYLFHLMMNSAIYLREVGDFMNSQTYVMTPLPVINLLLILVLMWGMYMGLEPIARTAQILFPFCLAFALFLILCLLPQCDSQQLKPIMEQGIPKIMEGSLFALSYPFGELAFLLMIFPYVNKQPGLKKSVLLSGLAASILLSVLLLVSLLVLGPFVTEHSVYTSYMLSKKINIGNFLQRIESMMSTAWIITTFVKTILHFYAFTLGMTQLLRLNNVRTFLGPNFMILFGLIIVSAPNITYYLDTIVHAWIYWDLTDSIVLPSLLLIVYKLRSKGRHSLGPS from the coding sequence GTGGAGGAGAAAGGGCGTATCAGCATTACAAATATAGCCATACTCGTATTTTTGAGTATTATCGGAGACTGTGTATTGGTATATCCCTCCCTCATTACTAGCATATCCAAGCAGGATGCCTGGATCAGCTCATTACTAAGCATCCCTGCAGGACTGGCTGTACTACTGCTATTCCTGCGGGTACATCAGCTATATCCTGATCTCACCTTTGTTCAGCTATGCGAGCGAATTTTGGGTCCGTGGCTAGGCGCCCTCATTTCCATATGGTATTTGTTCCATTTAATGATGAATTCAGCGATTTATTTAAGAGAAGTCGGAGATTTTATGAACAGCCAAACCTATGTGATGACGCCTCTTCCCGTGATCAATTTACTTTTAATCCTTGTGCTAATGTGGGGCATGTATATGGGATTGGAACCAATTGCGCGTACGGCTCAAATCTTATTTCCATTTTGCTTGGCTTTTGCTTTGTTTTTAATCCTGTGCTTGCTTCCCCAATGTGACAGTCAGCAGCTTAAGCCCATTATGGAGCAAGGTATTCCTAAAATTATGGAGGGCAGCCTATTTGCGCTCTCCTACCCATTCGGTGAACTAGCCTTTTTACTCATGATTTTTCCCTATGTGAACAAACAACCGGGTCTAAAAAAATCGGTTTTACTTTCCGGACTTGCTGCCAGCATTCTGTTAAGCGTACTACTCCTGGTTTCTCTCCTGGTGCTGGGTCCTTTTGTAACCGAACATAGCGTGTACACCTCTTATATGCTATCTAAAAAGATCAATATAGGAAATTTCTTACAGAGAATTGAATCCATGATGAGTACTGCCTGGATTATCACTACCTTTGTTAAAACCATTTTACACTTCTATGCCTTTACCTTAGGAATGACTCAGCTACTGCGATTAAATAATGTTCGGACCTTTCTTGGTCCTAACTTCATGATCCTGTTTGGTCTGATTATCGTGTCGGCGCCTAATATTACTTATTATCTGGATACGATCGTCCACGCCTGGATTTATTGGGATTTGACGGATTCCATTGTCCTTCCTTCGCTGCTGCTTATCGTATACAAGTTAAGATCGAAAGGCCGCCACAGCCTGGGACCCAGTTGA
- a CDS encoding Ger(x)C family spore germination protein produces the protein MKQTIHLFFVWGLIALLLGGCWDRKELNELGIAIGIGVDMEGDQYQVTAQVVIPSAVASKSSPSAGSPVVTYEATAPTIQEAIQKMTDTSPRIIYLSHIRMLILGEEYARRGISDAIEALMREPFTRSDFYIAIAKNNKASTMLKIPTPLEKLPANKMFASLDTLTKTWAPATKVTMDQLLSDLANPDIQPTLPALEALGDTESSNEKGVDDIKSISPGTTLRFSGIGVLKKDRLLGWINEQDSKGFNYIRNTVESTTGHVDCQGGGNIALLTLNSETQRKVIIRDGEPVISISVTNDSTIREVNCQHMKLSSMADIKEIEAASNEKIVEILRHSVETVRREFKSDIFGFGQLIHQSKPELWKRLKEEKENPFMDLQIEYKAKTTIKKIGSLFESFQKEMKE, from the coding sequence ATGAAACAGACCATACATTTGTTCTTCGTCTGGGGACTGATTGCATTACTATTAGGTGGTTGCTGGGATCGTAAAGAATTAAACGAGCTGGGCATCGCTATTGGGATCGGAGTGGATATGGAAGGTGACCAGTATCAGGTGACGGCTCAGGTGGTCATTCCTTCGGCAGTAGCTTCCAAATCTTCACCAAGTGCAGGCTCGCCCGTCGTTACTTATGAGGCTACTGCGCCCACAATTCAAGAGGCTATTCAAAAAATGACGGATACAAGCCCGCGAATCATCTATTTATCTCATATTCGTATGCTGATTTTAGGTGAAGAGTATGCGAGAAGAGGAATTTCTGATGCGATTGAAGCCTTGATGCGAGAGCCTTTTACCAGAAGTGACTTTTATATTGCGATAGCCAAAAATAACAAGGCTTCCACGATGTTAAAGATCCCCACTCCACTGGAAAAGTTACCGGCCAATAAAATGTTTGCTTCATTGGATACGTTAACAAAAACATGGGCTCCTGCCACCAAAGTAACCATGGATCAACTGCTGAGCGACTTGGCTAATCCTGACATCCAGCCCACTCTGCCCGCATTGGAAGCTTTGGGAGATACAGAATCGTCCAATGAAAAAGGTGTGGATGATATCAAAAGCATATCTCCTGGAACCACACTGAGGTTCTCCGGTATCGGTGTCTTAAAAAAAGACCGCTTGCTGGGCTGGATCAATGAACAAGACAGCAAAGGGTTCAATTACATTCGAAATACGGTGGAATCAACTACAGGACACGTCGACTGTCAGGGAGGAGGTAATATCGCCTTATTAACCTTGAACAGCGAAACCCAAAGAAAAGTGATCATTCGCGATGGAGAACCTGTTATCTCCATATCCGTTACCAACGACAGCACAATACGAGAGGTCAACTGCCAGCATATGAAGTTAAGCAGTATGGCTGACATCAAAGAAATTGAAGCTGCAAGCAATGAAAAAATAGTTGAAATTTTGAGGCATTCTGTAGAGACTGTCCGACGTGAGTTTAAGTCAGACATTTTCGGCTTTGGTCAGCTGATCCACCAGTCCAAACCTGAACTTTGGAAACGACTAAAAGAAGAAAAAGAAAATCCATTTATGGACTTACAAATTGAATATAAAGCAAAGACCACGATCAAAAAAATTGGTTCCTTGTTTGAATCGTTCCAAAAAGAAATGAAGGAGTGA